The genome window CCTTCGGCGAGACGATGATCCGGTTCTCGCCCGTGGACGGCGAGATGCTGGAACAGGCCGATTATCTGCGGGCCGACGCGGCGGGCACGGAATCCAACATGGCGGCGGCCCTGGCGCGGATGGGCGCCGGCGTAGCCTGGGTCTCCGTCCTCCCCGCCCATCCCGCTGGCCGGTGGATCGCCTCCAGACTGGCCCAGCACGGGGTGGACACGTCCCACGTGGCGTGGCAAGGCGACCAGGACGAGCCGTCGGGTGGACAGACCGAGCAGGGCGATCAGGCCGGGCAGTCCACGCGGCCCAGTCGGCCCAAGCGGACCGGCGTATTCTTTCTCGAGCCTGGTTCGCCGCCGAGAGGCAGCCGGGTTGTCTACGACCGTGCCGGGTCCGCGGCGACCGGCATGACGCCCACGGTGGTGGAACAGGCGCTCCGTTCCGGCGCCCGGATCGTGCATACGTCCGGCATCACGGCTTCCCTGAGTGCTGATTGCCGCGAGACGGTCGCCCGGGTCCTGGGCAACCGCGCGGAGGGTGGTTACCGGACCTCATTCGACGTCAACTACCGTGCCAAGCTGTGGTCGCCCGAGGAGGCCCGCGCCGTCCTGGAAACGATGCTGGGCGAGGTCGACATACTCGTATCGACGTCCGACGACGCGGCGTTGATCTTCGGGTTGGACGGAAAACCGGAGGAAACCGTCGAAGCCCTCCACGGGCGGTTCGGGAACGAGATCGTGGTGTTGACGCTGTCCGAGGGCGGGGCCGTGGGCTGGTCCGCGGAGACCGGCTTTCTATATACGCAGCCCTACGTGGTGGAACCGGTCGATCGGCTCGGCGCCGGCGATGCATTCGATGCCGGCCTGCTGTACGGCCTGCTGCGCGAAGATCTCGCGAACGGGCTGTCATACGGCACCGCGCTGTCCGCGCTGTGCCTGTCGGAACGGGGCGACATGACGTGGTCCACGCTGGAGGAAGTGAAGCGGTTGGCCCGTCCGGTCCGTACCGTCCGGTCCGCCCAATCTGCCCAATCCGCATCGTCCGCACCATCGGGGCCGTCCGCATCGCCCACACCGTCCACTCGGACCGCGGGATCATGAAGACGAAGGCCAGGTTCACCGTAGGCATTCATACCCGCCGGGCGCCGGACGAACAGGACCGGCCCTTCGGTCCGCCCACGGGGTTTTTCGAAGAGTGCTGCGAGGCGGCCGCCGCTTTGGACCTGCGTGCGGTCGTGTTCGACGCAGCGGACGTGGATGAC of Gemmatimonadota bacterium contains these proteins:
- a CDS encoding sugar kinase; this translates as MSSSSPSGAPSRPRYDVITFGETMIRFSPVDGEMLEQADYLRADAAGTESNMAAALARMGAGVAWVSVLPAHPAGRWIASRLAQHGVDTSHVAWQGDQDEPSGGQTEQGDQAGQSTRPSRPKRTGVFFLEPGSPPRGSRVVYDRAGSAATGMTPTVVEQALRSGARIVHTSGITASLSADCRETVARVLGNRAEGGYRTSFDVNYRAKLWSPEEARAVLETMLGEVDILVSTSDDAALIFGLDGKPEETVEALHGRFGNEIVVLTLSEGGAVGWSAETGFLYTQPYVVEPVDRLGAGDAFDAGLLYGLLREDLANGLSYGTALSALCLSERGDMTWSTLEEVKRLARPVRTVRSAQSAQSASSAPSGPSASPTPSTRTAGS